One genomic region from Apodemus sylvaticus chromosome 1, mApoSyl1.1, whole genome shotgun sequence encodes:
- the Med29 gene encoding mediator of RNA polymerase II transcription subunit 29 — MAAPQPQAAAVSSAAGVSGPGSAGGPGPQPQSQPTQLVGSAQSGLLQQQQQDFDPVQRYKMLIPQLKESLQTLMKVAAQNLIQNTNIDNGQNCSDGPIQRFDKCLEEFYALCDQLELCLRLAHECLSQSCDSAKHSPTLVPTATKPDAVQPDSLPYPQYLAVIKAQITCAKDIHTALLDCANKVTGKTTAPSTGPGGSL, encoded by the exons ATGGCTGCGCCCCAGCCGCAGGCTGCGGCGGTTTCCTCTGCTGCCGGTGTGTCAGGTCCGGGTTCTGCCGGTGGTCCGGGTCCCCAGCCACAGTCGCAACCGACACAACTGGTGGGCTCTGCCCAGAGCGGGCttctgcagcagcagcaacaggacTTCGATCCTGTGCAGCGCTACAAGATGCTCATTCCACAACTGAAGGAGAGTCTCCAG ACTTTGATGAAGGTTGCAGCCCAGAATCTGATTCAGAACACTAACATTGACAATGGACA GAATTGCAGTGACGGACCCATACAGCGCTTTGACAAGTGTCTGGAGGAGTTTTATGCACTCTGTGATCAGCTGGAACTCTGCTTG CGCCTGGCCCACGAGTGCCTTTCACAGAGCTGTGACAGCGCCAAACACTCTCCAACACTGGTTCCCACAGCCACAAAGCCGGATGCAGTGCAGCCAGACAGCCTGCCCTACCCACAGTACCTGGCTGTCATCAAAGCCCAGATTACCTGTGCCAAAGACATTCACACTGCCCTGCTGGACTGTGCCAACAAGGTCACTGGCAAGACTACTGCACCCTCAACTGGCCCTGGGGGCAGCCTCTGA